Proteins encoded together in one Lathyrus oleraceus cultivar Zhongwan6 chromosome 5, CAAS_Psat_ZW6_1.0, whole genome shotgun sequence window:
- the LOC127082823 gene encoding aspartic proteinase Asp1 has product MRGLSLITFSLFLVLSSAIFSAADQLIHKNETDPPIFHSLVSSFAYALKGNVFPRGIYVASINIGNPPKPYELDIDTGSDLTWIQCDAPCTHCTVPKEKLYKPHDNYVKCSDPMCSLIPPIGGTCPKPNDQCKYKLEYADQGTSAGALVRDYIPIATIKPPATQPLLAFGCGTDQRFPSNTPPSVGVLGLGGGKISIVSQLNSLGLTRRVLGHCLSSREGGYLFFGDKFIPGSGLVWTPIVNGPHYIVGPADLLFDGNPTSVKGLQLTFDSGSTYTYFTPQIYNAIFNQVTANLKGKPLSRSIEDKTLPVCWESNLKPPKHFKSLNEVKGFFKPLTLIFTKSKNLQFQIPPEYYLIISKYGSVCFGILDHMSTNIIGDIFMQDKVVIYDNEKQQVGWASANCNQVPH; this is encoded by the exons ATGAGAGGACTTTCACTAATAACATTCTCACTCTTTTTAGTACTTTCTTCTGCTATTTTCTCAGCAGCTGATCAACTCATCCACAAGAATGAAACAGACCCCCCCATTTTTCATTCCCTTGTTTCCTCATTTGCTTATGCACTTAAGGGAAATGTATTCCCTCGTGG GATCTACGTCGCGTCCATCAACATTGGCAATCCCCCCAAACCTTACGAGCTTGACATTGACACCGGCAGTGATTTAACGTGGATTCAATGCGATGCACCTTGTACTCATTGCACAGTG CCTAAAGAAAAACTTTATAAACCCCATGACAACTATGTAAAATGTTCCGATCCAATGTGTTCTTTAATTCCGCCAATAGGAGGTACTTGTCCTAAGCCAAATGACCAATGTAAATATAAGCTTGAATATGCAGATCAAGGAACATCTGCTGGTGCATTAGTCCGAGACTATATACCCATAGCAACCATCAAACCCCCTGCAACTCAACCTTTACTCGCATTCGG GTGTGGAACTGACCAGAGATTTCCTTCTAATACACCCCCATCGGTAGGAGTCCTCGGCCTCGGAGGCGGAAAGATAAGCATTGTGTCACAGCTTAACTCCCTAGGGCTTACTCGCAGAGTGTTGGGTCATTGTTTAAGTTCACGAGAAGGAGGATATTTATTCTTTGGGGACAAATTTATTCCTGGATCCGGACTTGTTTGGACACCTATAGTTAATGG ACCACACTACATCGTAGGCCCGGCGGACCTGCTTTTTGACGGAAACCCTACTTCCGTCAAAGGTCTTCAACTTACCTTTGATAGTGGAAGCACATACACTTACTTCACTCCCCAGATTTATAATGCTATTTTTAACCAG GTGACTGCTAATTTGAAAGGGAAGCCTCTGAGTAGATCAATTGAGGACAAAACGTTACCAGTTTGTTGGGAGAGTAATCTGAAACCACCCAAGCATTTCAAGTCTTTGAATGAAGTCAAAGGCTTTTTTAAACCCTTGACTTTAATCTTCACAAAATCAAAGAATTTGCAGTTTCAAATACCACCGGAATATTATCTAATAATCTCA AAATATGGTAGTGTCTGCTTCGGAATTCTTGATCACATGAGCACTAACATAATTGGAG ATATCTTTATGCAAGATAAAGTGGTGATTTATGACAATGAGAAACAACAGGTTGGATGGGCCTCTGCTAATTGTAATCAAGTTCCTCATTGA